A window of the Synechococcus sp. JA-3-3Ab genome harbors these coding sequences:
- a CDS encoding TatA/E family twin arginine-targeting protein translocase, producing the protein MNFLGVGLPEMLVIFAVALLVFGPRKLPEIGRALAKTLRSLQDAAREFEAQLNQEAQELERAARASSPQTAPAAPLKTDPVATADMPTKPVVEAEPRAAASLSEGSSSVDAA; encoded by the coding sequence ATGAATTTCTTGGGCGTCGGACTGCCGGAAATGCTGGTTATCTTTGCAGTGGCTCTCCTAGTGTTTGGGCCACGCAAGCTGCCAGAGATTGGTCGTGCCCTAGCCAAAACCTTGCGCAGCTTACAGGATGCTGCCAGAGAGTTTGAGGCTCAGTTAAACCAGGAAGCCCAGGAGCTAGAAAGAGCCGCCCGCGCCTCTAGTCCCCAGACAGCCCCTGCAGCTCCGCTCAAAACCGACCCAGTTGCCACAGCCGATATGCCCACAAAGCCGGTTGTGGAGGCAGAGCCCAGGGCCGCCGCATCCCTCTCCGAGGGATCTTCAAGCGTGGATGCTGCCTAG
- the secA gene encoding preprotein translocase subunit SecA: MLQALQKLLGDPNERKIRKYLPVVKLINSLEIEIASLSDAELRAKTTEFRQRLDRGESLDDLLPEAFAVVREAAKRVLNLRHYDVQLIGGMVLHEGQIAEMKTGEGKTLVATLPAYLNGLTGKGVHIVTVNGYLARRDSEWMGQVHRFLGLTVGLVQEGMSTDEKRRSYHCDITYCTNSELGFDYLRDNMATDIKEVMQRPFNYCIIDEVDSILIDEARTPLIISGQMARPSEKYLKAAQVARELIRDEHYEVDEKARNVILTDEGFEAAERLLGVSDLFDPKDPWAHFVFNAVKAKELFIRDVHYIVRNQEVVIVDEFTGRVLPGRRWSDGLHQAVEAKEGVPIQNESQTLATITYQNLFLLYPKLSGMTGTARTEEAEFSKTYNLEVTVIPTNRPIRRKDAPDLVYKTENAKWKAVAEEIAHMHAQGRPVLVGTTSVEKSERLSAMLKEMGIPHNLLNAKPENVEREAEIIAQAGRKGAVTIATNMAGRGTDIILGGNAEYMARLKLRERLMPKLVQLDPDNPLGSASTTSRGGGQGFGPASPKPKKSWTVVSPNFYPCELSARTSQALDEVVAAAVAKYGLNRLPELVVEDLIAVASEKAPVQDPLILQLREVYNSIKAEYEKVTEAEHEEVVRLGGLHVIGTERHESRRIDNQLRGRAGRQGDPGSSRFFLSLEDNLLKIFGGERVAKLMDMFRVDEDMPIEHPLLSSSLENAQRKVEVYYFDLRKQVFEYDEVMNNQRRAIYSERRRILEGENLKPKILDYMRKTVEEIVRAHVNPELPPEEWEIDKLTAKMQEFVPLLKENLKADDLRDLSYQEILDHLIKQAELAYEAKEAFLDTFEPGLMRKAERFFLLQQVDTLWREHLQQMEALREAVGLRGYGQRDPLIEYKNEGYELFLEMMDNIRRNTVYNLFVFTPQLVQVPQVAQAVPAQAVAASPETGGVVEADFAED, encoded by the coding sequence ATGCTCCAAGCCCTACAGAAGCTTCTCGGGGATCCCAACGAGCGCAAGATCCGCAAGTACCTGCCTGTTGTCAAGCTGATCAACTCGCTGGAGATTGAGATCGCCTCCCTTTCGGATGCGGAGCTCAGGGCCAAGACCACCGAGTTTCGCCAGCGCTTGGATAGAGGGGAGTCCCTCGACGATCTCCTGCCCGAGGCTTTTGCAGTGGTGCGGGAAGCGGCCAAGCGGGTTCTCAACTTGCGCCACTACGATGTGCAGCTCATTGGCGGCATGGTGCTGCACGAGGGCCAGATTGCCGAGATGAAAACTGGCGAAGGGAAAACCCTGGTCGCCACCTTGCCTGCCTATCTCAACGGCCTGACCGGGAAAGGGGTTCACATCGTTACTGTCAACGGCTACTTGGCCCGGCGGGACTCGGAGTGGATGGGGCAGGTGCACCGCTTCCTGGGCCTGACCGTCGGCCTGGTGCAAGAGGGCATGTCCACCGACGAGAAGCGGCGCAGCTACCACTGCGACATCACCTACTGCACCAACAGCGAGCTGGGCTTCGACTACCTGCGGGACAACATGGCCACCGACATCAAAGAGGTGATGCAGCGGCCCTTTAACTACTGCATCATCGACGAGGTGGACTCCATCCTCATCGACGAGGCCCGCACTCCCCTGATCATCTCCGGCCAGATGGCCCGCCCCTCCGAAAAATACCTCAAGGCGGCTCAGGTGGCGCGGGAGCTGATCCGGGACGAGCACTACGAGGTGGACGAAAAAGCCCGCAACGTCATCCTCACCGACGAAGGGTTTGAGGCGGCGGAGCGGCTGCTGGGGGTCTCCGACCTGTTCGATCCCAAGGATCCCTGGGCGCACTTTGTCTTTAATGCAGTGAAGGCCAAGGAGCTCTTCATCCGGGATGTCCACTACATCGTCCGCAACCAAGAGGTGGTGATCGTGGACGAGTTCACCGGGCGGGTGCTCCCCGGTCGCCGCTGGTCGGACGGGCTGCACCAGGCGGTGGAGGCCAAGGAGGGGGTGCCGATTCAAAACGAGAGCCAAACCCTGGCCACCATCACCTACCAAAACCTCTTCCTGCTCTACCCCAAGCTCTCCGGCATGACAGGCACTGCCCGCACCGAGGAAGCCGAGTTCAGCAAAACCTACAACCTAGAAGTCACGGTGATCCCCACCAACCGGCCCATTCGCCGCAAAGATGCCCCCGATTTGGTGTACAAGACCGAAAACGCCAAGTGGAAAGCGGTCGCCGAGGAGATTGCCCACATGCACGCCCAGGGGCGCCCTGTTTTGGTGGGAACCACCAGCGTGGAGAAATCCGAACGCCTCTCGGCCATGCTCAAGGAAATGGGGATCCCCCACAACCTCCTCAACGCCAAGCCGGAGAACGTGGAGCGGGAGGCGGAAATCATTGCTCAGGCGGGTCGCAAAGGTGCCGTAACCATTGCTACCAACATGGCTGGGCGGGGCACGGACATCATCTTGGGTGGCAACGCGGAATACATGGCCCGCCTCAAGCTGCGGGAACGGCTGATGCCCAAGCTGGTGCAGCTGGATCCCGACAACCCCCTGGGATCGGCCTCCACGACAAGCCGCGGCGGCGGTCAAGGGTTTGGCCCAGCCTCGCCCAAGCCGAAAAAGTCCTGGACGGTGGTCTCTCCCAACTTTTACCCCTGTGAGCTGTCTGCCCGCACCAGCCAGGCTTTGGACGAGGTGGTGGCAGCCGCAGTGGCCAAGTACGGGTTGAACCGTCTGCCGGAGCTGGTGGTGGAAGATCTCATCGCGGTGGCCTCGGAGAAGGCGCCGGTGCAGGATCCTCTGATCTTGCAACTGCGGGAGGTCTACAACAGCATCAAGGCCGAGTACGAAAAGGTCACAGAGGCCGAACACGAGGAGGTGGTGCGGCTGGGGGGCTTGCATGTCATCGGCACGGAGCGCCACGAGTCCCGCCGCATCGACAACCAGTTGCGGGGCCGCGCCGGACGGCAAGGAGACCCTGGCTCCTCGCGCTTTTTCCTCAGCCTAGAAGACAACCTGCTCAAGATCTTCGGTGGCGAGCGGGTGGCCAAGCTGATGGACATGTTCCGGGTAGACGAGGACATGCCCATCGAGCACCCGCTGCTTTCCAGCAGCCTGGAGAACGCGCAGCGCAAGGTGGAAGTGTATTACTTTGACCTGCGCAAACAGGTGTTCGAGTACGACGAGGTAATGAACAACCAGCGGCGGGCCATCTACTCGGAGCGGCGGCGCATCCTGGAAGGGGAGAACCTCAAACCCAAGATCCTCGACTACATGCGCAAGACCGTTGAAGAGATCGTGCGGGCCCACGTCAACCCGGAGCTGCCGCCGGAAGAGTGGGAAATCGACAAGCTGACCGCCAAGATGCAGGAGTTTGTGCCCCTGCTCAAAGAGAACCTCAAGGCCGACGACTTGCGGGATCTCTCCTATCAGGAAATCCTAGACCACCTGATCAAGCAGGCGGAGCTGGCCTACGAGGCCAAAGAGGCTTTCTTGGATACGTTCGAGCCCGGCTTGATGCGGAAGGCGGAGCGCTTTTTCCTGTTGCAGCAGGTGGACACCCTCTGGCGGGAGCACCTGCAGCAGATGGAGGCCTTGCGGGAAGCGGTGGGCCTACGGGGTTATGGGCAACGGGATCCCCTCATCGAATACAAGAACGAGGGCTACGAGCTGTTCCTGGAGATGATGGACAACATCCGCCGCAACACGGTCTACAACCTGTTCGTTTTCACGCCCCAGCTCGTGCAAGTGCCACAGGTGGCACAAGCCGTCCCGGCGCAGGCAGTGGCTGCCAGCCCCGAGACCGGTGGGGTGGTGGAGGCCGATTTCGCCGAGGACTAG
- a CDS encoding PspA/IM30 family protein yields the protein MGVRKIIYGIFGQRAGSVIVGTWNWLWGIPVDKGGTGAVMVAEESLRAMQETVQRLTEAVATQVAAYQRAEQKYMQKVREYQALENKARLAAQRGDQEAARLAMAEALRIEAILGPLKENVETAERYVTAAKQKLAREKERLALYKRELSNLKDIYEVNKALEQMTRVNNAYSIDSAKSQFEAAKNAIQARQLKARALSELSEDRSEQLAAQLDEMALDDEVSRRLAMLTGQGGGSANLPLPDLDFEKRLPQ from the coding sequence ATGGGCGTGCGCAAGATCATCTACGGCATTTTCGGGCAGCGGGCCGGCAGCGTTATTGTCGGCACTTGGAACTGGCTGTGGGGGATCCCAGTGGACAAGGGCGGCACAGGGGCGGTGATGGTGGCAGAAGAATCGCTGCGGGCCATGCAAGAAACGGTGCAACGCCTCACCGAAGCCGTCGCCACCCAGGTGGCCGCCTACCAGCGCGCCGAACAGAAATACATGCAAAAGGTGCGCGAGTACCAGGCCCTGGAGAACAAAGCCCGCCTGGCCGCCCAACGGGGGGATCAAGAAGCTGCCCGCCTGGCCATGGCAGAAGCGCTGCGCATTGAAGCGATTCTCGGCCCGCTTAAGGAGAATGTGGAAACAGCAGAGCGCTACGTCACCGCTGCCAAGCAAAAGCTGGCCCGCGAAAAAGAGCGTCTGGCCCTCTACAAGCGCGAGCTGAGCAACCTCAAAGACATCTACGAGGTGAACAAAGCTCTTGAACAGATGACCCGCGTTAACAACGCCTATAGCATTGACTCGGCCAAGTCCCAATTCGAGGCGGCCAAGAACGCCATCCAAGCTCGCCAGCTCAAGGCGCGCGCCCTGAGCGAGCTCTCCGAGGATCGCAGCGAGCAACTTGCCGCCCAACTGGACGAAATGGCCCTCGACGACGAGGTCTCCCGCCGCCTGGCCATGCTCACCGGCCAAGGAGGCGGCTCGGCCAATCTGCCCTTGCCGGATCTGGATTTCGAGAAGCGGCTTCCCCAATAG
- the purU gene encoding formyltetrahydrofolate deformylase: protein MPTATLLVSCPDQKGLVAKLSNFIYSYDGNILHADHHTDLEAGLFLSRIEWDLEGFRLERSEIVPAFSGIARGIQANWELHFSDTRRRIAVWVSKQPHCLLDLIWRQRAGELPAEIPLIISNHPDLEPLARSFGIDYYHIPVSPENRAEAEARQLALLQEYRIDLVVLAKYMQVLSGWLLRQAPPVINIHHSTLPAFAGANPYQRAHQRGVKIIGATAHYATEELDEGPIIEQDVVRVSHRDTVADLIRKGRDVERLVLARAVRYHLENRVLVYCNKTVVFA from the coding sequence ATGCCCACGGCCACCCTACTGGTGTCCTGTCCCGATCAAAAAGGCCTGGTAGCCAAGCTCTCCAACTTCATCTACAGCTACGACGGCAACATTCTTCACGCTGACCACCACACGGATCTCGAGGCAGGGTTGTTCCTAAGCCGCATCGAGTGGGATTTAGAAGGCTTTCGGCTAGAACGGTCGGAGATTGTTCCTGCCTTCTCCGGCATTGCCCGCGGGATCCAGGCCAACTGGGAGCTGCATTTTTCCGATACGCGCCGGCGCATTGCGGTGTGGGTTAGCAAGCAACCCCACTGTCTGTTGGATCTCATCTGGCGGCAGAGGGCTGGGGAGCTGCCGGCGGAGATCCCTCTGATCATCAGCAACCACCCCGACTTGGAGCCGCTGGCCCGCTCTTTTGGCATCGACTACTACCACATCCCCGTTTCTCCAGAAAACAGAGCCGAGGCAGAGGCCCGACAACTTGCCTTGCTGCAGGAATATCGGATTGACTTAGTGGTGCTGGCCAAATACATGCAGGTCTTGAGTGGGTGGCTGCTCCGCCAGGCGCCCCCGGTGATCAACATTCACCACTCTACGCTGCCTGCTTTTGCCGGTGCTAACCCCTACCAGCGTGCCCACCAGCGGGGCGTCAAGATCATCGGCGCCACCGCCCACTACGCCACCGAGGAGCTGGATGAAGGGCCAATCATCGAGCAGGACGTAGTGCGGGTGAGTCACCGCGACACGGTAGCTGACCTCATCCGCAAGGGCCGCGACGTGGAGCGCCTAGTCTTGGCCCGGGCCGTGCGCTATCACCTAGAAAATCGCGTCCTGGTGTACTGCAACAAAACGGTGGTGTTTGCCTAG